In Sphaeramia orbicularis chromosome 10, fSphaOr1.1, whole genome shotgun sequence, the following proteins share a genomic window:
- the lbx2 gene encoding transcription factor LBX2, whose amino-acid sequence MTSSKDMKAGSVLQSSSEERRRAPLDQLPPPANSNKPLTPFSIEDILNKPSVKKSVASICPPRVLEKVTGSNSARNGITTPSSPLCALEELASKTFKGLEVSVIQAAEGREHLNAFGQRQTSKKRRKSRTAFTNHQIYELEKRFLYQKYLSPADRDQIAQQLGLSNAQVITWFQNRRAKLKRDLEEMKADVESLKKITPQTLQKLVTMDNIDDPQGGDPGARSPSISPTSQGHRAFPQSPSSSRDQTTDEFSEDDEEIEVDD is encoded by the exons ATGACCTCCAGTAAAGACATGAAGGCAGGTTCTGTGTTGCAGTCCAGCAGCGAAGAGAGGAGGCGGGCTCCCTTGGACCAGCTCCCGCCGCCAGCCAACTCAAACAAGCCTTTAACGCCTTTCAGCATTGAGGATATTCTAAACAAACCGTCGGTTAAAAAGTCGGTCGCCAGTATCTGTCCGCCGAGAGTGTTGGAGAAAGTGACGGGCTCCAACTCGGCGCGGAACGGGATCACCACTCCCTCGTCGCCGCTGTGCGCACTGGAGGAACTGGCCAGTAAAACATTTAAAGGTCTGGAAGTCAGCGTTATCCAGGCGGCAGAAG GTCGTGAGCATCTAAACGCTTTCGGCCAAAGACAGACGTCGAAAAAGAGGAGAAAGTCACGGACGGCCTTCACGAACCACCAGATTTATGAACTGGAGAAGAGATTTTTGTATCAGAAGTACCTTTCTCCGGCCGACCGTGACCAGATTGCGCAGCAGCTGGGTCTCTCCAACGCGCAGGTCATCACCTGGTTCCAGAACCGCAGGGCCAAACTCAAGCGGGACCTGGAGGAGATGAAAGCGGACGTGGAGTCACTAAAGAAAATCACCCCACAGACCCTGCAGAAGCTGGTCACCATGGACAATATAGACGATCCCCAGGGTGGAGACCCAGGGGCGAGATCACCCAGTATCTCCCCGACCTCCCAAGGACACCGGGCCTTCCCACAGTCCCCCTCCTCGTCCAGAGACCAAACCACGGATGAATTCTCGGAGGACGACGAGGAAATAGAAGTGGACGATTGA